Proteins encoded in a region of the Chitinispirillum alkaliphilum genome:
- a CDS encoding 30S ribosomal protein S1p, whose translation MYDKNYDDFFDEAKDTEGQSEQLMKMVEEHDRTIKVFSQGMKASGKISRIGREYAFVEIGAKNEAMIKIGELMGDDDQLTVKEGDVVEAFVVSNREGEIMLSKSITAHTSGIEELKDALNDKIPVQGKVTGVNKGGLNVKVMGHKAFCPISQIDVKFTSDVNEYLGKTLDFVITRITEGGRNIVISRIPVLEQGLKKEVEELKKTLENKTVLKGKISKVADFGLFVQIGNLEGLVHISEVSWERAENLSQSFSVGQDVEVVILKIEEKGQIRDLKLSLSIKQVIDNPWNSVSEKLSIGEAVEGTVTRLADFGAFVEIMPGIEGLVHVSEMSWGKRVNHPSEVVKAGQKVKANVLNIDEKKRSVSLSLKDVSDDPWNDIENKLPVGNEVTGMVAKKAQYGYFIDLLEGITGLLVNQNISSEKKGSFKQGDTVSVRVDSIDSDNRRISLSMGMAETEIRTEESKKYMEKQEKSKKGKSSANTTEFGAALLSALKSKK comes from the coding sequence ATGTACGACAAAAATTACGATGACTTTTTTGATGAAGCGAAGGACACTGAAGGTCAGTCTGAGCAGTTGATGAAAATGGTTGAGGAGCATGACAGGACAATTAAGGTTTTCTCCCAGGGAATGAAAGCAAGCGGAAAAATCAGTCGCATAGGAAGAGAATATGCGTTTGTGGAAATAGGTGCAAAAAATGAAGCCATGATTAAGATCGGTGAGTTAATGGGGGATGACGATCAGCTTACAGTTAAGGAAGGTGATGTTGTCGAGGCATTTGTGGTTTCAAACAGGGAAGGTGAAATAATGCTTAGCAAAAGTATAACTGCTCATACATCCGGCATTGAAGAGCTTAAGGACGCACTAAATGACAAAATTCCTGTGCAGGGAAAAGTTACCGGTGTCAACAAAGGTGGACTCAACGTAAAGGTAATGGGTCACAAGGCGTTTTGTCCCATCTCTCAGATCGATGTGAAATTCACCTCTGATGTGAACGAATATCTGGGTAAAACACTCGATTTTGTCATAACCCGGATAACAGAAGGTGGCAGAAACATTGTTATCAGCCGTATTCCGGTTCTGGAGCAGGGGCTCAAAAAGGAAGTGGAAGAGCTTAAAAAGACTCTTGAAAATAAAACCGTTCTTAAAGGGAAAATCAGCAAAGTAGCTGATTTCGGACTCTTTGTGCAGATAGGAAACCTTGAAGGCCTGGTGCATATTTCTGAAGTTTCCTGGGAACGGGCAGAAAACCTCTCTCAATCTTTCTCTGTTGGCCAGGACGTAGAGGTAGTGATCCTAAAAATTGAGGAAAAAGGACAGATCCGCGATCTTAAACTCTCATTGTCCATAAAGCAGGTGATTGATAATCCCTGGAACTCGGTTTCCGAAAAACTGAGTATCGGTGAAGCAGTTGAAGGTACAGTTACAAGGCTGGCTGATTTTGGCGCCTTTGTAGAAATTATGCCCGGCATAGAGGGACTGGTCCATGTTTCAGAAATGTCATGGGGCAAAAGAGTGAATCACCCCTCTGAAGTGGTTAAGGCTGGTCAGAAAGTTAAAGCCAATGTGCTTAATATTGATGAAAAGAAACGATCCGTTTCTCTGAGTCTCAAGGATGTATCTGATGATCCATGGAACGATATTGAAAACAAACTCCCCGTTGGAAACGAAGTTACCGGAATGGTAGCCAAAAAGGCTCAGTATGGATATTTCATCGATTTGCTGGAAGGAATAACCGGTCTGCTTGTTAATCAAAATATCTCCTCAGAGAAAAAAGGCTCTTTCAAACAGGGAGACACAGTTTCTGTCAGAGTGGACTCCATCGATTCTGATAACCGTCGCATCTCACTCTCAATGGGAATGGCTGAGACAGAAATCAGAACAGAGGAGTCAAAAAAATATATGGAAAAGCAGGAAAAGAGCAAAAAGGGGAAAAGTTCAGCTAATACCACTGAGTTTGGCGCAGCACTTTTGTCCGCACTTAAATCAAAGAAATAA
- a CDS encoding Ribosomal-protein-S18p-alanine acetyltransferase — MKSGTELTDWTIVRAQLCHIDAITRLELSCHSNPRSESQIINDLQSPFYFTDLIECSRGKVCAYISCVQIFELLEIHHLGVEPESRRKKLASMLISETLKKASQQGVTQATLEVRKSNKAAIGLYEKHGFEFCGIRKAYYNDGEDGIVMVRKMVSPG; from the coding sequence ATGAAAAGCGGTACAGAACTCACAGATTGGACCATTGTAAGAGCGCAGTTGTGTCATATTGATGCGATAACACGACTGGAACTCTCATGTCACTCCAACCCCCGTTCTGAATCACAGATTATAAATGATTTGCAGTCCCCCTTTTATTTCACCGATTTAATTGAATGTAGCAGGGGAAAGGTTTGCGCCTATATTTCCTGTGTACAGATATTTGAACTCCTTGAGATTCATCACCTTGGAGTGGAACCTGAAAGCCGGAGAAAAAAGTTGGCAAGTATGCTGATCTCAGAGACTCTGAAAAAAGCGTCTCAACAGGGTGTGACACAGGCTACACTTGAAGTAAGAAAGTCCAATAAGGCAGCTATCGGTCTCTATGAGAAACATGGGTTTGAATTTTGCGGTATAAGAAAAGCGTACTACAACGATGGAGAAGACGGAATTGTGATGGTAAGGAAAATGGTTTCACCGGGATGA
- a CDS encoding putative membrane protein — MSEQRENDNNPEKDKKEFQQGEKLQSEQGRKKASHIALVALVIIAISSFLPLLQTFTVPLILALTFTTILYPIFNISLKLTGNRRKLSSLLCCIFFFVVLLIPLLIIINLSIDELTSVISESERNLPQVIEESFTRLLENSSLAEALGITEIDLEQISEQIRSQLSGMVSFIISRTYTGVFGLLINALVLFFTMFYFFADGPRILAAIRQLLPISHQHEELIISRFTLISRATVTGTLIIGIAQGTAGGVILFLSGIQAWLLWAFVMVILSIIPLVGAWLVLIPAAAIQLLMGNIWTGIGIFLSSTFIVSNIDNLLRPHVVGHGAKIHDLMIFLSTLGGLALYGVMGFIIGPTIAAFFLTVVEIYKMELRSQIESIKKT; from the coding sequence ATGTCAGAACAGAGAGAAAACGATAACAATCCGGAAAAAGATAAAAAGGAATTTCAACAAGGTGAGAAGCTTCAGTCCGAACAGGGCAGAAAAAAAGCAAGTCATATAGCTCTCGTTGCCCTGGTAATTATCGCCATAAGCTCATTTTTGCCTCTTCTTCAAACATTCACCGTTCCCCTCATACTGGCACTGACCTTCACCACCATTCTCTATCCCATATTTAACATATCGCTTAAATTAACCGGTAACAGGCGAAAACTCAGCTCACTTCTGTGCTGTATATTCTTTTTTGTAGTTCTTCTGATTCCGCTCCTCATAATAATAAACCTCAGTATCGACGAGCTTACATCTGTAATAAGTGAATCCGAGCGAAATCTTCCCCAGGTGATTGAGGAGTCATTTACGAGATTACTGGAAAATTCATCCCTTGCAGAAGCGCTGGGTATAACAGAGATTGACCTGGAGCAGATCAGCGAGCAGATACGGAGCCAACTATCGGGTATGGTGAGCTTTATCATCAGCAGAACCTACACAGGAGTGTTCGGGCTTCTCATCAATGCTTTGGTACTGTTTTTTACCATGTTCTACTTTTTTGCTGACGGCCCCCGAATTCTTGCAGCGATCCGGCAGCTTCTTCCTATAAGTCACCAGCATGAGGAGCTTATTATAAGCCGCTTTACCCTGATTTCAAGAGCCACAGTGACAGGAACCCTGATTATAGGGATTGCACAGGGAACCGCAGGTGGAGTTATACTGTTTTTAAGCGGGATCCAGGCTTGGCTTCTGTGGGCATTTGTGATGGTCATCCTGTCGATAATTCCTCTGGTTGGTGCATGGCTTGTACTTATACCCGCTGCAGCAATACAGCTGTTAATGGGAAATATCTGGACAGGAATCGGCATTTTTCTCTCCAGTACTTTTATAGTATCCAATATCGATAACCTGCTCCGTCCCCATGTGGTTGGGCACGGGGCAAAAATTCACGACCTGATGATCTTTCTGTCAACCCTGGGAGGTCTTGCACTGTACGGGGTGATGGGTTTTATTATAGGACCCACAATTGCGGCTTTTTTCCTTACAGTTGTTGAAATCTACAAAATGGAACTGCGCAGTCAGATTGAATCCATAAAAAAGACATGA
- a CDS encoding Alpha/beta hydrolase fold precursor, translated as MKRTLIVMFAVLGLYLALTFSFSSRRENRYLDSEGRKESGLDYVKLEDGYTAYRIIGPDTGQVVIMIHGGTIPMCIWTDQSRIFAESGYRVLLYDQYGRGNSDRVNKEYNRDLFTRQLKGLINKLKLDEPFDIIGPSFGGAIAVSFASKYPERVRSMILISPALNIPGSDSPLNMPMRVVRVPLIGRVFFETIMMNQIIERGRQNVPGGIGSPCDSMFMKQFTFKGTHRGLYCKFRSDAYGDYLKQAKKADRNVDHILLLRGKEDPEITESMFDEIKREMPESEYVELEDSGHSPAMDNADLFNSILLSYLQKVDSGKNCDGKK; from the coding sequence ATGAAAAGAACACTCATTGTAATGTTTGCAGTACTGGGTCTTTATCTGGCACTGACCTTTTCCTTTTCTTCACGAAGAGAAAATCGTTATCTCGACAGTGAGGGAAGAAAAGAGAGTGGGTTGGATTACGTAAAATTGGAAGACGGGTATACTGCATACCGGATCATTGGACCGGACACAGGGCAGGTAGTTATTATGATCCACGGTGGAACAATTCCAATGTGTATATGGACCGACCAGAGCAGGATTTTTGCTGAATCTGGATATCGGGTTTTGCTCTATGATCAATACGGAAGAGGCAACTCTGACAGGGTAAATAAAGAATATAACCGGGATTTGTTTACCAGACAGTTAAAGGGGCTGATTAACAAACTTAAACTGGATGAACCTTTTGATATAATCGGTCCAAGTTTTGGAGGGGCAATCGCCGTTTCGTTTGCATCAAAATATCCCGAGCGGGTAAGGTCAATGATTCTGATTTCGCCAGCCCTTAATATTCCCGGTTCAGATTCGCCTTTAAACATGCCAATGAGAGTTGTAAGAGTTCCTCTTATAGGAAGAGTGTTTTTTGAAACAATCATGATGAATCAAATAATTGAACGGGGAAGACAAAACGTTCCGGGAGGGATCGGTTCACCCTGCGATTCAATGTTTATGAAGCAGTTTACTTTTAAGGGAACCCACAGAGGATTGTACTGCAAATTTCGCAGCGACGCGTATGGCGATTACCTGAAACAGGCGAAAAAGGCGGACAGAAATGTTGATCACATTTTATTGTTAAGGGGCAAAGAGGATCCGGAGATAACCGAGTCTATGTTTGATGAGATAAAACGTGAGATGCCTGAATCTGAATATGTTGAACTGGAGGATAGTGGTCATTCACCAGCCATGGATAATGCCGATCTTTTTAACTCTATACTTTTAAGTTATCTTCAGAAAGTGGATTCGGGTAAAAATTGTGACGGTAAAAAATGA
- a CDS encoding Orotidine 5'-phosphate decarboxylase — translation MKNSRDYLALALDNFDKKEDLTRLIELTSDHIGVYKLGLEQFTRFGPAVLDAIRTSGRNIFLDLKFHDIPNTVAKAVKSACSLDVDILTIHTQGGVEMMKAAMSAAKEYGKENSRRPKIIGVTLLTSISQQMLNEDLQVEMKTEQYVKHLAQKAVLAGLDGLVCSAADLPVVKPVLPEDFLVVTPGIRPQGSDKGDQQRVATPEWAIQNGATLLVVGRPITGAGDPGRAAEEIVKQIGS, via the coding sequence ATGAAAAATTCACGTGACTATCTTGCTCTTGCCCTCGATAATTTCGACAAAAAAGAAGATTTAACCCGTCTCATAGAGCTTACTTCAGACCATATTGGAGTCTATAAGCTGGGTCTTGAGCAGTTCACCCGCTTTGGGCCTGCTGTTCTTGATGCAATAAGAACGAGCGGTCGTAACATTTTTTTGGACCTGAAATTTCACGATATCCCCAATACTGTGGCAAAAGCGGTGAAGTCTGCCTGCTCCCTTGATGTGGATATCCTTACCATTCACACCCAGGGTGGTGTGGAGATGATGAAAGCGGCGATGAGTGCGGCTAAGGAGTATGGAAAAGAAAATTCCCGCAGGCCAAAAATCATTGGTGTTACTCTGCTGACCAGTATCAGTCAGCAGATGCTCAATGAAGATTTGCAAGTGGAAATGAAAACCGAACAGTATGTGAAACACCTCGCTCAAAAAGCGGTTTTAGCAGGACTGGATGGTCTTGTGTGTTCTGCGGCTGATTTACCGGTGGTTAAACCGGTTCTTCCTGAAGATTTTTTGGTTGTGACTCCCGGAATTCGTCCGCAGGGATCTGACAAGGGAGATCAGCAAAGGGTTGCCACTCCGGAATGGGCAATACAGAATGGGGCTACATTGCTTGTGGTGGGAAGGCCGATTACGGGGGCTGGAGACCCGGGGAGGGCGGCTGAAGAGATTGTGAAACAGATCGGCTCTTAA
- a CDS encoding Glycosyl transferase, group 2: protein MPNKNKNMTADKVLVGIVGYKSEDHIFACIESVLAQTYKNIEIIYYDNYGLDNALDIVQTNFPQVKCVKSDSNLGYGKAHNWIINNYEFGFYMPLNPDLILSEDFISNCYGEIQGDPTIGAINGILYHLKDGKKTSVVYSCGHIMQRDRRIDNLHYGIDVSGKDITSRFVFGPNGACPLLKKEMIRDVEVNKSFFDPAFFMYGDDFDIGWRMSKAGWKTLFSPHCKAWHIIGGSEPFKNRKIRVDYIANRLILILKNERFFLFLRDLPLILIIELFFLLVLSLKRPAFIIDYISGIKKFLFHIPYAIRLRKQIRTRTSLRDEINFYEKNYLSRFVTLVQRQIIKGRNLSHVK, encoded by the coding sequence ATGCCAAATAAGAATAAGAACATGACGGCCGATAAAGTATTGGTAGGTATAGTCGGTTATAAAAGTGAAGACCATATATTTGCATGCATAGAAAGTGTTCTCGCACAGACATACAAAAACATCGAGATCATTTACTATGACAACTACGGTCTTGATAACGCCCTGGATATAGTGCAAACCAACTTTCCTCAGGTCAAATGTGTTAAGTCGGATTCAAACCTTGGATACGGTAAAGCACATAACTGGATTATTAACAACTATGAATTTGGTTTCTACATGCCGTTGAATCCGGACCTGATACTTTCAGAAGATTTCATCTCCAACTGCTACGGGGAGATACAAGGGGATCCAACAATAGGGGCAATAAACGGAATACTTTACCATCTTAAGGATGGTAAAAAAACTTCTGTAGTATACTCCTGTGGTCACATAATGCAGAGAGACCGAAGAATAGATAATCTTCATTACGGTATTGATGTTTCCGGTAAAGACATTACCTCCAGATTTGTTTTTGGTCCAAATGGAGCTTGTCCTCTTTTAAAAAAAGAAATGATCCGTGATGTAGAGGTGAACAAGAGCTTTTTCGATCCTGCATTCTTCATGTATGGAGATGACTTCGATATTGGTTGGCGAATGTCAAAAGCCGGCTGGAAAACCCTTTTTAGTCCTCACTGTAAGGCCTGGCATATTATCGGAGGGTCTGAGCCATTCAAAAACAGAAAAATCAGAGTTGATTATATTGCAAACAGATTAATACTGATTTTGAAAAACGAGCGATTTTTTCTTTTCCTTAGAGATCTGCCACTGATTTTGATAATCGAGTTATTTTTCCTGTTAGTCCTTTCACTTAAAAGACCGGCCTTTATTATTGATTATATCTCGGGAATTAAAAAGTTTTTGTTTCATATACCTTACGCTATCCGATTGCGTAAACAAATAAGGACAAGAACCTCTTTGAGGGATGAAATAAATTTTTATGAAAAAAATTACCTGTCAAGATTCGTAACTTTGGTACAAAGGCAAATTATCAAAGGACGCAATTTGTCACATGTTAAATAG
- a CDS encoding dTDP-rhamnosyl transferase RfbF, which yields MENKKIDTDPDTNMTATELFSQRSKTATVIVTYNPPAGFLKHFEKVFKEFNFIILIDNGTCAEKQDILIELKQQYGKKITMIMNNENLGIATALNQGFRWAIENGYDYIFTLDQDSTPTPGFMDTLLKCEQTHPNRENLATLGSLVTEDVMPTVCRYMRRRNHFLYEHAVADRGLLRNVSNIITSGSLYNLNIWKKLGPFRDDFFIDYVDTEYNLRAIQNGYETSVQCDARLIHNLGNRQEKKLLWKTTYPTFHSPIRWYYICRNRVVMLKLYALKQPYYLLYETVITIKAFIRVFSLENQRRKKFLALVYGTYDGLRNKMNKIPTKIEKMLS from the coding sequence TTGGAAAACAAGAAAATAGATACTGATCCCGATACAAATATGACTGCCACAGAACTTTTTTCTCAACGGTCTAAAACTGCAACAGTCATTGTAACCTATAATCCACCAGCTGGTTTTCTTAAACATTTCGAAAAAGTTTTCAAAGAGTTCAATTTCATCATTCTGATAGATAATGGAACATGTGCCGAGAAACAAGATATCCTGATTGAATTGAAGCAGCAATATGGTAAGAAGATAACCATGATTATGAACAACGAAAACCTTGGCATTGCTACTGCATTAAACCAGGGTTTCAGATGGGCTATTGAAAATGGATACGATTACATTTTCACCCTTGATCAGGACAGTACTCCTACTCCGGGTTTTATGGATACTCTGCTAAAATGCGAACAGACTCATCCCAACAGGGAAAATCTTGCGACTCTTGGATCGTTGGTCACCGAAGATGTAATGCCGACAGTGTGCAGATATATGCGTCGAAGAAACCATTTTCTTTATGAGCATGCTGTTGCCGACAGAGGACTTCTGCGAAACGTGTCCAATATCATTACTTCCGGTTCTTTATACAACTTAAACATCTGGAAAAAACTTGGTCCGTTTCGGGATGATTTCTTCATAGATTATGTAGATACAGAATACAACCTTCGTGCTATTCAAAACGGATATGAAACATCTGTCCAATGTGATGCAAGACTGATTCATAATCTTGGAAACCGTCAGGAAAAAAAACTTCTCTGGAAAACTACATATCCTACATTCCACTCACCTATTCGTTGGTATTACATCTGCCGCAACAGAGTTGTTATGCTCAAATTGTACGCGCTCAAACAACCCTACTATCTCCTTTATGAGACGGTCATAACGATTAAAGCTTTTATCCGTGTTTTCTCACTGGAAAACCAGAGAAGGAAAAAATTTTTAGCATTAGTATATGGCACTTACGATGGGCTTAGAAACAAGATGAACAAGATTCCAACGAAAATCGAAAAAATGCTGAGCTGA
- a CDS encoding putative peptidoglycan lipid II flippase MurJ — MIKRLLTSETCARGFFHSSVFSLVSKSVAFLTSIAIAFYFGADSSTDLYFYSFSVITMASLFLTSINSTILIPHAMRVRENQSNSEATKFLNVFLYSLFLIALCISIVILVKPFFFFSVVSNFEHEIIENNIIIIRLCAAFLPLLAVNQFMSETLISYRIFTIPVFLAFVNNIFSLTSVLLFHNRFGILSIVLGSVFAHILQFLTYVIIIRKKFNWQLKFEFKNLNRKIFSDICLAQIGNASSMLMAYFPLYLLSNFSVGIISSLNYGLKISETVTTLLTVQLASITGIKLNELYARNNTGQVNDSFYRSAQIILFVLVPFAFFLSAYSKDIVILLFNRGAFDLNASITASSFLRVFALSIPLTGLNAIIARLFMAAQKVNYSVFFQIFTSILMIVAIYFGVNLLGPAGYPIAYVGVYFINILSVHFMIKKFIPEIDYKRVLLVLFKTVLFNIPPLLLIFLINEISHKWPLVNIVAGAIVYFSTLLVLNFFLKINHDINFYIAQKFIPLIKGLVSNSG; from the coding sequence ATGATAAAAAGGTTGCTAACATCAGAAACCTGTGCCCGGGGATTTTTCCACTCTTCTGTTTTTTCACTTGTATCTAAATCGGTAGCTTTTTTAACAAGCATCGCGATTGCCTTTTATTTTGGAGCTGACAGTTCGACAGACCTTTACTTTTACAGCTTTTCAGTTATTACGATGGCGTCTCTGTTTTTGACTTCAATTAACTCTACGATTCTGATTCCACATGCAATGCGAGTCAGGGAAAACCAATCAAACAGCGAGGCAACAAAATTTCTAAATGTTTTCCTGTACAGCTTGTTTTTAATTGCCCTTTGTATTTCCATAGTTATATTGGTCAAACCGTTTTTTTTCTTTTCGGTAGTTTCTAATTTCGAGCATGAAATAATTGAGAACAACATTATAATTATCCGGTTATGTGCTGCATTTTTGCCATTGCTTGCAGTGAATCAATTTATGTCAGAAACCTTAATATCTTACCGGATATTTACGATCCCCGTCTTTCTTGCTTTTGTAAATAATATTTTCAGTTTGACTTCTGTATTACTGTTTCATAACAGGTTTGGGATATTGAGTATAGTTTTAGGTTCTGTTTTTGCGCATATACTTCAGTTCCTGACATACGTGATTATTATCCGTAAAAAGTTCAACTGGCAGCTAAAATTTGAGTTTAAAAATCTAAACCGGAAGATATTTTCTGACATATGTCTTGCACAAATTGGTAATGCATCTTCAATGCTCATGGCATACTTCCCTCTGTACCTTCTCAGTAATTTCAGTGTTGGTATAATCTCATCACTAAATTATGGACTGAAAATTTCCGAGACTGTAACGACATTATTAACAGTGCAACTTGCGTCTATTACAGGTATTAAACTGAATGAACTTTATGCCAGAAATAACACAGGGCAAGTAAATGATTCTTTTTACAGATCTGCTCAAATTATACTTTTCGTCCTGGTTCCTTTTGCTTTTTTTCTGTCTGCCTACAGTAAAGATATAGTAATTCTTCTTTTTAACCGTGGTGCATTTGACTTGAATGCCAGTATCACAGCGTCGTCATTTTTAAGGGTATTTGCCTTATCTATACCGCTTACTGGTTTGAATGCAATCATTGCAAGACTCTTTATGGCTGCACAAAAAGTTAACTACAGTGTATTCTTTCAAATTTTTACAAGTATACTTATGATTGTCGCTATATACTTTGGGGTTAATCTGTTAGGGCCGGCAGGATATCCAATAGCATATGTGGGTGTATATTTTATCAATATTTTGTCTGTCCATTTTATGATTAAAAAATTTATACCCGAGATAGATTATAAAAGGGTTCTGCTTGTCCTTTTCAAAACAGTACTATTTAATATTCCTCCACTGCTCTTAATATTCCTGATAAATGAAATCAGCCACAAATGGCCTCTGGTAAATATTGTAGCTGGCGCTATTGTATATTTTTCTACCTTATTAGTTTTGAACTTTTTCTTGAAAATAAACCATGACATAAATTTTTATATAGCTCAGAAATTTATACCCCTCATTAAAGGGCTGGTAAGCAACAGCGGGTAA
- a CDS encoding Glycosyl transferase, group 1 family protein — translation MKLLYICSEYPPCSNFGGIGTVTKTLAESLAERGHDIYIAGMHGDISDDKSETINGVNVFRFRSKNLSRKEDLFYRIRFAIQISQIIRRFQVEIIETPDFFGLSPFVPVPFANKKPLVVRLHGSSTFLSEDQNIEPSRYFRIWESKVLKTADALVGVSSYIIRRTNEIFQLPKKPTFLIHNPVKLIPPAMQSAPKQEKVVVFSGTLMRLKGVYSLIKAWNLVAEKEPNAKLVMFGKDSQENGKSVLSQLKTLLKPSILHTVTFHGHVDQRTIFNALCTANVAVFPSYTESLGMAPLEAMSVGCPTIFTQRSSGPEVISDMEDGILVNPDCPEEIAEKILFCFQNPEKAQRLGGNGHAKVKTKFNLEDIIIQNENMYSKVIKSRQNA, via the coding sequence ATGAAGCTTCTCTATATCTGCTCTGAATACCCGCCCTGTTCCAACTTTGGAGGAATAGGTACTGTAACCAAAACATTAGCAGAATCACTTGCTGAGCGAGGGCATGATATTTACATTGCAGGAATGCATGGGGATATATCAGATGACAAAAGTGAAACAATAAACGGGGTAAATGTTTTCCGATTCAGAAGCAAGAACCTATCGCGAAAAGAAGATCTTTTTTACCGGATTAGATTCGCTATACAAATAAGTCAAATCATTAGGAGGTTCCAGGTTGAGATCATAGAAACTCCTGACTTTTTTGGATTGTCTCCTTTTGTACCTGTTCCCTTTGCTAATAAAAAACCTTTAGTAGTCAGGCTTCACGGATCATCAACATTTCTCTCTGAAGACCAAAATATCGAACCATCAAGGTATTTCAGAATTTGGGAGTCTAAAGTTTTAAAAACGGCAGATGCTCTTGTAGGTGTAAGCAGTTATATTATCAGGAGGACAAATGAGATATTTCAGCTGCCAAAAAAACCGACCTTTTTAATTCATAACCCCGTAAAACTAATACCCCCGGCAATGCAATCCGCCCCTAAACAAGAGAAAGTAGTTGTATTCAGTGGCACCTTAATGAGATTGAAAGGAGTATACTCTCTGATTAAAGCCTGGAATCTCGTTGCAGAAAAAGAACCAAATGCAAAACTTGTTATGTTCGGAAAAGATTCCCAGGAAAATGGCAAATCCGTATTATCGCAGCTCAAAACTCTTTTAAAGCCATCCATACTTCACACGGTCACATTTCACGGTCATGTCGATCAGCGCACAATTTTTAATGCATTGTGTACTGCCAATGTAGCAGTATTTCCATCATATACAGAATCTTTGGGTATGGCACCACTCGAAGCGATGAGTGTAGGATGCCCCACGATATTCACTCAAAGAAGTAGCGGGCCAGAAGTCATTAGTGATATGGAGGATGGTATACTCGTAAATCCTGATTGCCCGGAAGAAATTGCAGAGAAGATACTGTTTTGTTTTCAAAATCCTGAAAAGGCTCAGAGATTAGGGGGAAACGGGCATGCAAAAGTAAAGACAAAATTCAATCTCGAAGATATCATAATCCAAAATGAAAATATGTACAGTAAGGTCATAAAAAGCAGGCAAAACGCATAA